The genome window GTACGGCGCCGGCTGGTGGTGTCCGGGATCGGGGAGGAGGCCGCTCGGTCCGGTCATCGCCCCAGGATAGGGCGGTACGCGGCCCCCTCCCGCCGTCACCGGGTCCGGCGGATCTCCTCGACGAAGCGCACGGAGCGCTCACGCAGCCCGGCGATGCGACGCGCGACGATCTGCTCCCGGAGGGCCTCGGCGTCCGAGCCCGCCTCGGTGCGCGTGGGTGGGCGCCGCACGTTGCTCGAGCAGGTGAAGTCGGTGCAGATCAGCGTGCCGATCGTGTTGCCGCGCTTGCCGGACGCGCCGCCGCGGCGTGCCACGTACATCGAGACGTCGTCCGTGACGACGACGTCCTCGCACCACGCGCAGATGGTGCGACGGCGGACCTTCGGCGGGTCGGCCGCGCGCAGCAGCACGCCGACGGGTCCGTCGTCGAGCTCGACGACGACGTAGGCGGACAGCGGCGCGCGCCGGTCGTGCCACCCGAGGTAGTCGAGGCGGTCCCAGTCGAGGGAGCTCAGGTCGGGCAGGGTGGCGTCGTTCGCCTCGCGCCGCGACGCGTTGACGAACGCGGTGCGCAGCTGCTTCTCGGTCAGGGGGAGCATGGTGGGATCTCGGTCTTCCGTGCGTCGGGACCGCCGACGGGTCGCGCGGAGGCGACGGCCCGGCTCCGACCGCGACGGGCAGGACGGAGCGGCGGGCGGTGGTCGGCGGGAGGGCGGCAGGGGCCGCGACCGGCCGTCACGACGTCACGGTGGACGACGGAGCCTGCGGACGCTGGTCGGCGGTGCTCAGGCGACGGCGTTGCGGCGGCAGGGGTCGCCCGAGCAGGCCACGTCGGCCACCTCGGTCCCCGCGGGCTCGCGCCGCATGCTCGCTCCTCGTGCCTCGTCCTGCCTGGCTGGCCCGCCTCGGCGGTCACCGACGGTCCGGGCTCGACGAGGATACGCCTGCGCCCGGGCGGGCGTCAGTTCACGGGACCCGTGAACGACTCGCCCGGCCCCTCGCCCGGAGCGTCGGGGAAGGGGGACGCCTCGCGGAACGCGAGCTGCAGCGAGCGCAGGCCGTCGCGCAGCGAGCGCGCGTGCTGGTTGCCGATGTCGGGCGCCGACGTCGTGACGAGCGCCGCCAGGGCGGTGATGAGCTTGCGCGCCTCGTCGAGGTCCCGGTGCCGCGATCCCGGCCCGTCGGCGTCGTCCTCCGCGAGCCCGCACTTGACCGCGGCCGCGCTCATCAGGTGCACCGCGGCAGCCGTGATGACCTCGACCGCCGCGACGTCGGCGATGTCGCGGACGGCCTGCGTCGTGGGGTCCGTCGCGTCCTGCGGGGTCGTGTCGCTCATGGCCCGATCCTCTCACCGCCCTGGCGGTGTCCTGGCCCGGGACGGCCGACGGCCCCGCACACCAGGGTGCGGGGCCGTCGCGACCGGCGGACCGGTCGGCTGCGCGTGGGTCAGGCGACGGGCAGGCTCGCGGTGCCGGGCTCGCCGGTCTCGACCGGGGCACCGATCGACGTGAGGCGGCCGCGCAGGGCGGAGCCGAGGTTCGCGTCGACCTGCGTCCAGTACTGGATCGCACGCTCACGGATGTCGGAGCGCTGGACGCCGCCGACGTGACCGGTGATCGTGTCGAGGAACCGGGCGCGCGCGGCGTCGTCGAAGACCTCGCGGTAGAGCGTGCCCGCCTGCCCGAAGTCGTCGTCCTCGGGGTGCAGCGTCGCCGCCGTGCGCACGAGCGCGCCGTCGGACTCCCAGCCGCCCTCACCGGCGCGGGCCGCGTCGGCCGCGGGGCCGCCGACGGAGTTGGGGGCGTAGACCGGCGTGGCCGCGGACTCGAAGTGGTACCGCGCGGCACCGTCCTTGGAGTAGGAGTGCACCTGCGACTGGGGCGCGTTCACGGGCAGCTGCGCGTGGTTGGTGCCCACCCGGTAGCGGTGCGCGTCGGCGTAGGAGAAGATCCGCGCGAGCAGCATCTTGTCCGGGCTGGCGGCGATGCCGGGCACGAAGTTGCTCGGCGCGAACGTCGCCTGCTCGATCTGCGCGAAGTAGTTCTCCGGGTTGCGGTTGAGCTCCATCACGCCGACCTCGATCAGCGGGTAGTCCGCGTGCGGCCACACCTTGGTGAGGTCGAACGGGTTGAAGCGGTACTCCGCGGCGTCGGCGTACGGCATCACCTGGACGCTGAGGGTCCAGCGCGGGAAGTCGCCGGCCTCGATGTGATCGTGCAGGTCGCGGATGTGGTGGTCGGCGTCCGACCCCGCGAGCTGCGCGGCGACCTCGACCGGCATGTTCTCGATGCCCTGCTGGGTCCGGAAGTGGTACTTGACCCAGAAGCGCTCACCTGCGGCGTTGATCCACTGGTAGGTGTGCGAGCCGAAGCCGTCCATGTTGCGCCACGTGGCGGGGATGCCACGGTCGCCCATGAGCCAGGTGACCTGGTGCGCCGACTCCGGCGACAGGGTCCAGAAGTCCCACTGCATGTCGTTGTCGCGCAGGTGCGAGCCCGGCAGGCGCTTCTGGGAGTGGATGAAGTCGGGGAACTTGATGCCGTCGCGGATGAAGAAGACGGGGGTGTTGTTGCCGACGAGGTCGTAGTTGCCCTCGGACGTGTAGAACTTCAGCGCGAAGCCGCGCGGGTCGCGCCACGTGTCGGGGGAGCCCTGCTCGCCGGCGACGGTCGAGAAGCGGGCCAGCATGTCGGTGCTCGTGCCGGGCTGGAAGACCGCGGCGCGGGTGTAGGCGGACACGTCGTGCGTCACCGTGAACGTGCCGAAGGCACCGCCGCCCTTGGCGTGCACGACGCGCTCGGGCACGCGCTCGCGGTTGAACTGCGCGAGCTTCTCGACCAGGTAGTGGTCGTGCAGCGCGATCGGGCCGTCGGCTCCGACGGACAGCGCGTGCGCGTCGGACGCGACGGGGGCGCCGGAGTTCGTGGTGGTGGCGGGGACGTGGGACAAGGGTGTTCCTCTCGTCTGCCGGGCGGACGGGCCCGGGGGGATCAGGGGTGCCGGTGCGGGGTGCGGGGCGGGGCTCAGCAGGCCGCGCGGCAGGTGGGGCACAGGCCCCAGAAGGTGACCTCGGCCGTCTCGACCGCGAAGCCGGAGGTCGAGCTCGGGGTGAGGCAGGGCGCGTGCCCGACGGTGCAGTCGACGTCGTCGACGGCGCCGCAGGCGCGGCACACCACGTGGTGGTGGTTGTCGCCCGTGCGCCGCTCGTACCGGGCGGGGTGCCCGGCCGGCTCGATGCGGCGCAGCAGCCCGGCGTCGGACAGCGCGTGCAGCACGTCGTACACCGCCTGCACGGAGACGGTGGGCACGGCGGAGCGGACCCGCTGGAGCACGGCGTCGGCATCGAGGTGCGCGTGGCCCTCGAGCGCGTCGAGCACGGCGAGCCGGGGAGCGGTGACCCGCAGCCGGTGCTGCCGCAGCAGGTCGGTGTCCGTCATGGCAGCCATCTGAGCACGTTTTCTGGAATCATTCCAGTGTGGTGGTGCAGGGCGCGCGCCGATCGGCCGCGGGTGCACCCCGCCCGCCGGGTCTGCTAGCCTGGGCTCGACTGATTCGCGCTGTCGCGCGCCCTCGTCCTGTCGCACGGCCTTCCGGGAGCTCTCCGGGTGACCGTGCCGGCGTCGGGGGCACGCGGTGGAGCGGATGCACAAGTGGAGCTCCTCCCACCTGGCCCCGACCGCTCGGCTCGTCCGACGACAGGGAACCAGGTCACGGTCCGCAGGTCGTCGGGTTCTCCCGCCGACCGGTCGAGGGTCGCCAGACGACCACCGACGACGGACGGACGAGGCCTCCCCCTGTGCCCAGGGCGGGGGCCTTCCTCGTTCCTGGGGGTCCACCACGACGAACCCGAGGAGCACCACATCAGCGAGCCCCGCATCAACGATCGGATCCGCGTCGCCGAGGTCCGACTCGTCGGACCCAACGGTGAGCAGGTCGGCATCGTGCGCCTGGAGGACGCCCTGCGTCTGGCCCAGGACGCGGACCTCGACCTGGTCGAGGTGGCCCCGACCGCACGTCCTCCCGTGTGCAAGATCATGGACTTCGGCAAGTTCAAGTACGAGGCCGACATGAAGGCGCGTGAGGCCAGGCGGAACCAGGCCAACACGATCCTCAAGGAGATCCGTTTCCGGCTGAAGATCGACCCGCACGACTACGGCACGAAGAAGGGCCACGTCGAGCGGTTCCTCAAGGCCGGCGACAAGGTCAAGGTCATGATCATGTTCCGCGGCCGCGAGCAGTCGCGCCCGGAGATGGGCGTGCGCCTCCTGCAGCGTCTGGCGGCCGACGTCGCCGAGCTCGGCTTCATCGAGAGCATGCCGAAGCAGGACGGCCGCAACATGATCATGGTGCTGGGCCCGACGAAGAAGAAGGCCGAGCAGCGCAACGAGATGCGCCGTGCGGCGCAGACGGACGAGGACGGGTCGTCGAACGACGAGACCGAGTCGCACGTCGAGCACATCCCGTGGCCCCCGGTGGCCCGCGAGCAGCGGCCCGAGCCCGTGCAGCCCGTCGAGACGCCGGCTGCCGCCGCTCCCGCCGAGCCGGCCCGGACGTCCGCCCCCGCGGCGTCCTCGGCCCCGCGACGGTCCGGACCGCCCGCGCCCCGCTCGACGTCGTCGGCACCGCGCTCGTCGGCACCTGCTCCGCGGACCTCGTCCGCGCCCCGGACGCCGTCCTCCGCACCGCGCACGTCGGCACCGGCGCGACCGGCCCCGTCGTCGGCACCCGCCGCGCGACCGGCACCGTCGGCGACCCCGTCGCCCGCGGCCGGCGCCCCGGCGCCGCGTCCCGCTGAGCCGCGCCCCAGCACCCCGCCGAACCCTGCAGCCCGTCCGGGACCCCCGGCGGGCGGGCCGCCCAAGCCCACGCCGCGGCCCGGCCCGCGCGGTGCGGCGGACGGCGAGCAGTCAGGCTGACCTCCGCACGGGCGCGCCCACCCCGCGTCCGGACGACCCACGAGTCGCACGACCGTGCGATGCGAACGACAAGGAGACACGGCAGCCATGCCGAAGAACAAGACGCACTCCGGTGCCAAGAAGCGGTTCCGGGTCACCGGCACCGGCAAGGTCATGCGCGAGCAGGCGGGCGGACGTCACCTCCTCGAGCACAAGTCGAGCCGCCGCACCCGCCGCATCGCCGGCGACGTCGTCGTCTCGCCTGCTGACACCCCCAAGATCAAGAAGCTGCTCGGTCGCTGACCTGATCGGCGCCGCAGGGCGCCGACGGAGCGACGAGCCCCGGACTACGCAAGGAGCATCACGTGGCACGCGTGAAGCGGGCGGTCAACGCCCAGAAGAAGCGCCGGACGACCCTCGAGCGGGCGAGCGGCTACCGCGGGCAGCGTTCGCGGCTGTACCGCAAGGCCAAGGAGCAGGTCACCCACTCCCTGGTCTACGCCTACCGCGACCGCAAGGCGCGCAAGGGCGACTTCCGCAAGCTGTGGATCCAGCGGATCAACGCAGCGGCGCGCGAGAACGGCATGACCTACAACCGCCTCATCCAGGGCCTCAAGGCCGCGGGTGTCGAGGTGGACCGTCGCGTCCTGGCCGACATGGCCGTCAACGACGCCGCCGCGTTCACCGCGCTCGTGCAGGTCGCCAAGGCGGCCCTGCCCGAGGACGTCAACGCACCCCGCGCAGCAGCCTGAGACGACGCGTCCCCTCCGAGCCGTCCGCGGCTCGGGACACGCCTCCGCCGCCCCCGTCGTCCACGTGACGACGGGGGCGGCGTCGTCCCTGCCGGGCCGGGGATGATGGGGGCGTGCCCGACGACCTGCTGACCAACCCCCGTGCCGACCGCGTCAAGGCGGTGCGCGCCCTCGCGAGCCGCAGCGTCCGGCGCCGGTCCGGCACGTTCCTCGTCGAGGGTCCGCAGGCGGTGCGGGAGGCCGTGACCGCGCCGGGACCGCGCGTGCACGACGTCTACGTGACGCCCGACGCCGCAGCGCGGTACGGGGAGATCGTCGACGCGGCGCTCGCAGCAGGTGCCCGCGTGCGCAGCGGCACACCCGAGGTGCTCGACGCGATGAGCCCGGACGCGCAGGGCGTCGTCGCGGTCGCGGACCTCGTGCACGGCGAGATGGGGGCGGTCCTCGCGCGCCGGCCGCGGCTCGTCGCCGTGCTCGCGCACGTGCGCGACCCCGGCAACGCCGGCACGGTGCTGCGGGCCTCCGACGCCGCGGGCGCCGACGCGGTGGTGCTCACGGCGAGCAGCGTCGACGTGCACAACCCCAAGTGCGTGCGTGCGACCGCCGGCTCGCTGTTCCACCTGCCCGTCGTGACCGGCCCCGAGCTCCCCGAGGTCGTGGCCGGGCTGCGCGCGGCGGGCCTGCAGGTCCTCGCGGCCGCCGGCAGCGGCACGCACGACCTCGACGACCTCCTCGACGTCGCCGGAGCTGCCCCCGCGGGGGTGCCGGACCTCGCGGCCCCGACCGCGTGGGTGTTCGGCAACGAGGCCTGGGGCCTGCGGGACGAGGACCTGGCACTGGCGGACGCTGCCGTGCGGGTGCCGCTGCGGGGTCGTGCGGAGTCGCTCAACCTGGCGACCGCGGCCGCGGTGTGCCTGTACGCATCCGGTCGCGCTCAGCGCTGAGGGTGCGCGACCTGGCAGGCTGGCGACCATGCGCCTGTTCGCCGCGGTGTGGCCCCCCGACGACGTGCTCGACCACCTCGACCTCGCGCTCGCCGTCGTGCGGCGCGGCTCACCGTCGCAGGACGACGGCGTGCGCTGGTCCGCGCGGGAGACCTGGCACCTCACCGCGGCGTTCTACGGGACCCTCCCCGACGCCGTGACCGACGCCCTCGGCGCCGACCTGGCGCAGGTCGCGGCGGAGGCGGAGCCCTTCGACCTGCAGCTGCGCGGTGCGGGCGTCTTCGCGCACCGCACCCTGTGGGTCGGGACGGGCGGCGACGTCGCGACGATGGCAGGACTGGCGACCGCGGCGCGGGCCGTCGGCGAGGCGCACGGGGCCCCGTCGGACCCGCGGGTGCGGCACCGGCCCCACCTCACGGTGGGCCGTGCACGGCCGGGCGCGCGGCCACCGCGGCGCGGCTCGCGCGCGACCGCGTCCGGCGGCCGGGCGGGTGGGCCCGGACCGGGCCGGACGCCCGGGGGCGACCCGCGGGAGCTCGACCCCGCCGAGGTCTTCGAGCAGGCGCTCGCGGTCTACGAGGGGCCGACGTGGCGCGTGGACGCCCTGGCCCTGGTCGCGTCCCGTCCCGGGGAGGGGCGAGGCGGCGGTCCGCTGTACGCGACCGTCGCGACGTTCGCCCTCGGACGGTGAGGTGCGCGTGTGGCAGCATGGCGGCATGCGCGCCCTGCTCGCCGTCACCGGCGGTGGTCACCGATTTCCCCGGCCCGTCCCGGGCCGCGCGGACCGCGCACGCGCACGCTGAGCAGCGTGCCTGAGACGTCGCCGCACCGCGGGACGGCCCGACGGCCCCGGGACGGGCGCCACTAGACTTCCCAGCCGGCCGACGTGCGTCCCCGAGTTCGTGGGGCACGGCCCGGCCGTCGCCGAACCGCCCTGGAAGGTCCTGATGACCAGCGACACACCGCTGTCCCCGCTCGACGCCGACGGCGTCGCCGCGGCCGTCGACGCCGCCCTCGCGGCCGTCGACGCCGCGGGCGACCTCGACGCCCTGAAGTCCGCGCGCCTCGCGCACACCGGTGAC of Cellulomonas dongxiuzhuiae contains these proteins:
- a CDS encoding FBP domain-containing protein, producing the protein MLPLTEKQLRTAFVNASRREANDATLPDLSSLDWDRLDYLGWHDRRAPLSAYVVVELDDGPVGVLLRAADPPKVRRRTICAWCEDVVVTDDVSMYVARRGGASGKRGNTIGTLICTDFTCSSNVRRPPTRTEAGSDAEALREQIVARRIAGLRERSVRFVEEIRRTR
- a CDS encoding DUF1844 domain-containing protein — its product is MSDTTPQDATDPTTQAVRDIADVAAVEVITAAAVHLMSAAAVKCGLAEDDADGPGSRHRDLDEARKLITALAALVTTSAPDIGNQHARSLRDGLRSLQLAFREASPFPDAPGEGPGESFTGPVN
- the thpR gene encoding RNA 2',3'-cyclic phosphodiesterase, encoding MRLFAAVWPPDDVLDHLDLALAVVRRGSPSQDDGVRWSARETWHLTAAFYGTLPDAVTDALGADLAQVAAEAEPFDLQLRGAGVFAHRTLWVGTGGDVATMAGLATAARAVGEAHGAPSDPRVRHRPHLTVGRARPGARPPRRGSRATASGGRAGGPGPGRTPGGDPRELDPAEVFEQALAVYEGPTWRVDALALVASRPGEGRGGGPLYATVATFALGR
- the rpmI gene encoding 50S ribosomal protein L35, with product MPKNKTHSGAKKRFRVTGTGKVMREQAGGRHLLEHKSSRRTRRIAGDVVVSPADTPKIKKLLGR
- a CDS encoding TrmH family RNA methyltransferase yields the protein MPDDLLTNPRADRVKAVRALASRSVRRRSGTFLVEGPQAVREAVTAPGPRVHDVYVTPDAAARYGEIVDAALAAGARVRSGTPEVLDAMSPDAQGVVAVADLVHGEMGAVLARRPRLVAVLAHVRDPGNAGTVLRASDAAGADAVVLTASSVDVHNPKCVRATAGSLFHLPVVTGPELPEVVAGLRAAGLQVLAAAGSGTHDLDDLLDVAGAAPAGVPDLAAPTAWVFGNEAWGLRDEDLALADAAVRVPLRGRAESLNLATAAAVCLYASGRAQR
- a CDS encoding Fur family transcriptional regulator; translated protein: MTDTDLLRQHRLRVTAPRLAVLDALEGHAHLDADAVLQRVRSAVPTVSVQAVYDVLHALSDAGLLRRIEPAGHPARYERRTGDNHHHVVCRACGAVDDVDCTVGHAPCLTPSSTSGFAVETAEVTFWGLCPTCRAAC
- a CDS encoding catalase; amino-acid sequence: MSHVPATTTNSGAPVASDAHALSVGADGPIALHDHYLVEKLAQFNRERVPERVVHAKGGGAFGTFTVTHDVSAYTRAAVFQPGTSTDMLARFSTVAGEQGSPDTWRDPRGFALKFYTSEGNYDLVGNNTPVFFIRDGIKFPDFIHSQKRLPGSHLRDNDMQWDFWTLSPESAHQVTWLMGDRGIPATWRNMDGFGSHTYQWINAAGERFWVKYHFRTQQGIENMPVEVAAQLAGSDADHHIRDLHDHIEAGDFPRWTLSVQVMPYADAAEYRFNPFDLTKVWPHADYPLIEVGVMELNRNPENYFAQIEQATFAPSNFVPGIAASPDKMLLARIFSYADAHRYRVGTNHAQLPVNAPQSQVHSYSKDGAARYHFESAATPVYAPNSVGGPAADAARAGEGGWESDGALVRTAATLHPEDDDFGQAGTLYREVFDDAARARFLDTITGHVGGVQRSDIRERAIQYWTQVDANLGSALRGRLTSIGAPVETGEPGTASLPVA
- the infC gene encoding translation initiation factor IF-3, coding for MRVAEVRLVGPNGEQVGIVRLEDALRLAQDADLDLVEVAPTARPPVCKIMDFGKFKYEADMKAREARRNQANTILKEIRFRLKIDPHDYGTKKGHVERFLKAGDKVKVMIMFRGREQSRPEMGVRLLQRLAADVAELGFIESMPKQDGRNMIMVLGPTKKKAEQRNEMRRAAQTDEDGSSNDETESHVEHIPWPPVAREQRPEPVQPVETPAAAAPAEPARTSAPAASSAPRRSGPPAPRSTSSAPRSSAPAPRTSSAPRTPSSAPRTSAPARPAPSSAPAARPAPSATPSPAAGAPAPRPAEPRPSTPPNPAARPGPPAGGPPKPTPRPGPRGAADGEQSG
- the rplT gene encoding 50S ribosomal protein L20, with the translated sequence MARVKRAVNAQKKRRTTLERASGYRGQRSRLYRKAKEQVTHSLVYAYRDRKARKGDFRKLWIQRINAAARENGMTYNRLIQGLKAAGVEVDRRVLADMAVNDAAAFTALVQVAKAALPEDVNAPRAAA